The following DNA comes from Ricinus communis isolate WT05 ecotype wild-type chromosome 10, ASM1957865v1, whole genome shotgun sequence.
GCAGAATATTAGAAGTCTTGAAGTCCCGATAAATGACTTTTGCGTCATCATCATGAAGAAATGCAAGCCCCTTTGCTGCACCTAGAGCAACTTTCATGCGAATGTTCCAAGAAAGAGGCTGGAAGTGAGATCCTCCTGTCCAAAGATTGTTTTAATACTtcagttaaaaaatataaattagatgCACCGAATGTGGGATTGTACTAATCTTTCTATAAGCAAGAAACCAAAACTAGCCGTTAATACACAATATGATAAACTCACTCCTAAATAAATGATTCTCCATGCTGCCACGAGGCATAAATTCATAAACCAGAAGCCGATGGTCATCCTCAAAGCAGTAACCTATCAACTTAACAAGATTAGGATGCTGCAATTGCCCAAGATAGTTGATCTCTGCCTGTATGTCCAAAGGAACAATGAAAAGTTAACTTTGAGCTCATAACAATTTTTCAAACACTCCAGGTCATGAAAAGGCATCTAAAAAATCTCCTCAATCACTGATACTTAACAAGCAGTACAAAATGTATAATGGCCATTTTTATGGGATGGATTACATGTACCAGTTTAACCACTGTAAGAAAAATGGTTACAACTACAAAAAGAACTGGATTTCAGAAATATCCTTGTCTTGAGAAGTATCCTATAATTGGGGAAGaggtttaaaattaaaaaaaaaaatttctatatcCACAAAAAAGGTATGAACTAAAGCCAAAAGGGGAAAGGACCTTAAAATGAATACAAAAGCCAAAACTGGTCATTAAGAACTTGCAGAGACAATTAAGGAGTTGAAATTGTATTGCTCACCAGCCATTCCCTGTGGCCCTGAAATCCTTCTTGATTAAGTCTCTTCACGGCAATCACCACGCCAGAACCAGGCTTGGTAGCTGTAAGTGACTGCTCATCGATCCAACCTTTGAAAACTGAACCAAAACCCCCTTCTCCCAGTACACTATCTGGTCGGAAGTTCCTAGTGGCATTCCTCAGCTCAGCAAAGCTAAAGTTCTTTAAATTCGATGACTGCAAGATCTCACCCTCACTCCTAGGAGTCTGGGGTATAGAAGACGACGAGAATTTGCTACTTGAACTACTCAAACTCTTCTCATCTTTGCTGACATTTTTTGAATTCAGTCCTACACAACAAATAAGTAAaggaactaaaattttattgcaATAACACAACTTATATTCTAACACCCAAGAGCAACTGTTATACATTTCTTTAAAGATTATTCTTAATAGCAGAACTCTACATCTCACAAACAAAGGCAAATTCTAAAGCTAAAAAATTTTGGTCAATTAGAAAACTAacaaattgttaaaaatacTGATAAAGCAAAAAGCTTTACAAATTGAAATTCATAACTACCAAAACTAACATAGCTAAAAATTCGCAATTCCTGCCAACAACCTAAAATGTGCTAATGAAACCAATCGTGCTCAATTCCAAGGGAAATACAAGAACGCTaacaaagcaaaaaataattgaaccaTTCTTGAAAATCCAAGTAAATGAATGAGCACAATATCAATCAAGAACAGCACAAACACATACATACCCATTTTTCACCAACCCTCCCCACCCACCACCCACCaccccaaaaagaaaaagccagaaagaaaaagaaaaaaggggtACCTGTATTAGAAGGAGTATAAGCCTTGATTCGATTGCTCCAGCAAAGTCCCATCCAAAACAGACACCTCAACTCTTCACTTTAGCaattccaaaaagaaaaaaaaaataaaagaagtaaagaaTAGAACCAAGCTTGctcaaaatcaagcaaagaaaaagcACAGATCTTTGTGTCTCAAGAAAAAGTTCCTCTTTCCTTGCTTAAAAATGGGGAGCAAAAATTATAACTTCGAGCAAAACTTATCAGTTAATAGTTGCAGAGacagaaacaaaaaaagaaagaaagaaagaatatggATGTCTTGAGATGGGACGATCCAATAATATACTgggttcttttcttgtttgctTTTTTGGGAAATGAGAGACGAagattgaaagaaaatgaagagagAAGCCAAGGAATGAGCAAAGACCCTTCTTTTTTGGTGGCCTTTTTGGACTCTTCGCCAACCATAGACGGTTGACTCagctttcctttttctcttttcttttttcttttctttttgtttttgctcttttaatctttttttcttcatttctgaCAAGCAATCAAACAAACATCAACCAACACCTGGACATTACCCataattccttttctttttttttttaaatttattttatcagtttgtaagaaaataaaaaataatgggACGAAATTACGAGGATGCTGCAACTTCTTACGTGCACAAACTCATAATTAACGTGGACAATATAACAACACAATTTtgtatttcttattaaaaaattacaatattttATCACTTGTTATTcatctatctctctctctctctctctctctctctctctctctctctctctatatatatatatatatatatatgaaagtaaaatttttaatttactttctCGTTCgttgtaaaaaaaatttcattttaatgaaTCTAACttattattaacaaaatttaaataaataaattagataattctttattaactattatatAACTCTTTGTTAACcatcatttaataatatatttcaattcatttattattaaattctctaacaattataaaaaaagaaatacgtTACTAATTTTGTATGATTcttcatttaaaattctttttatctttaaaataaataatattatatttttaatcaattcaaataaaatattataatttttatttttatttttaatcaaatcttGTTATTTTACatgtacttttttttatttatattttattagtcgATATGTGTATAAATTCCAAACTACTTATTCATCAAAGTATTCAAATAAtgcttaactaattaaaattattttagttaataattatatatattaattatatttagattaataaattaacagttagaaaaaatttaaaaaatttatatatgtagcatattattttcatttgatgttttaaaattgtactataatagtatttttatcattatagGATGTGACTTTTATATTATCAAGTCGCctataatatgtataaatttattttcacaaATCATATACAGGCTATGAAATTATTCACTTTTAGttatagtaaattaataattttaatacaattaaaataaaccgACTATAATCAACttgctttctctttcttcataattttttttagttcttaagttatttgtttaaattatagtgagcttaagaatttatatgagaaagaaaactaCTAAAAACTactaattttatgaatattaaagAGGTGCATTAACTATCAAGAAAGATATATACTAATTAgtattaaaagttttataattttacacTTAACTGGTAAATTACTTTAATGAAATCTAGATTTTCAACTTgcttatagaattttttttataaaaattagattaagtttataattctaataaatagattaaaaatcttacaataattcttatgatgataagatgagaaaaataatttaaagtaatttaaaatataaattgtctattgataattaaaattttaaataacttaattataatttagtatatgaaaatgaaattacCTTTTGTCTCGTGCAAAGCATGAGCATTTGCTTCTTTTTAgagtgaaataatattttaattgtatgtTTGATATTaagtcaaataaaatatttgtaggtgaaataatatttttattataattttcatattaagtcaattaatatattatagatgtatgctctttcttttattattacttttagtCGAATTACTTTATatgcttatttatttatgcttGCTTACATAACATACTTGTTATGTATATGAGTTTCAAGTTTCAATTGTTCATTGATCgttataatcattttaaaagaattacaagattttaattgaatagattaattgaaaatttagtGACTC
Coding sequences within:
- the LOC8261835 gene encoding receptor-like cytoplasmic kinase 176; this translates as MGLCWSNRIKAYTPSNTGLNSKNVSKDEKSLSSSSSKFSSSSIPQTPRSEGEILQSSNLKNFSFAELRNATRNFRPDSVLGEGGFGSVFKGWIDEQSLTATKPGSGVVIAVKRLNQEGFQGHREWLAEINYLGQLQHPNLVKLIGYCFEDDHRLLVYEFMPRGSMENHLFRRGSHFQPLSWNIRMKVALGAAKGLAFLHDDDAKVIYRDFKTSNILLDSKYNAKLSDFGLARDGPTGDKSHVSTRVMGTYGYAAPEYLATGHLTAKSDVYSFGVVLLEMLSGRRAIDKNRPTGQHNLVEWAKPYLTNKRRVLHVLDTRIEGQYSLSRAQKVASLTVQCLDVEPKFRPSMDEVVQALEQLQESNKKESNTRAHGDTNDRRTSYPRPSRSPLFA